From the genome of Neomonachus schauinslandi chromosome 5, ASM220157v2, whole genome shotgun sequence, one region includes:
- the LOC110577792 gene encoding retinol dehydrogenase 16-like, which yields MWLYLAALAAGPARLEGAGHVSDGGGGPAAERPDVRQAGDGDPGRHQDREHLCSRPVGEGTCEGQRRELSYFGVKVAVIEPGYFNTDVTNPEKISRSTQEAWDRLSPEVKELYGEKFLASGE from the exons ATGTGGCTGTACCTGGCAGCCCTC GCAGCTGGACCTGCGAGGCTTGAGGGTGCTGGCCACGTGTCTGACGGAGGAGGGGGCCCAGCAGCTGAGAGGCCAGACGTCAGACAGGCTGGAGATGGTGATCCTGGACGTCACCAAGACAGAGAGCATCTCTGCAGCCGCCCAGTGGGTGAAGGAACGTGTGAGGGACAGAG GAGGGAGCTCTCCTACTTTGGAGTGAAGGTAGCTGTGATCGAGCCTGGTTACTTCAACACTGATGTCACCAACCCTGAGAAGATTTCTAGGTCCACCCAGGAGGCATGGGACCGGCTCAGCCCGGAGGTGAAGGAGCTCTATGGGGAGAAGTTCCTGGCATCTGGTGAGTGA